In Myxococcales bacterium, a genomic segment contains:
- a CDS encoding fumarylacetoacetate hydrolase family protein, with product MQIVRLALPSGPVFAEIDGDRAFPLDAPPWLGGRRDGAALPWRTQRLLAPVLPPKILCVGRNYAEHAKELGNEVPKEPLLFLKPSSSLIGPGDAIVLPAESKRVEHEAELGVVIGTRAKAVREQEALDFVYGYTCVGDITARDLQKSDGQWSRAKGFDTFCPVGPVVETRLDPRDLAVRCRVNGVTRQDGRTSQMVFSVAALVAYASRMMTLEPGDLLVTGTPSGVGPLVGGDRLEIDIEGIGVLACDVRG from the coding sequence GTGCAGATCGTTCGTCTCGCGCTCCCCTCGGGCCCGGTGTTCGCAGAAATCGATGGCGACAGGGCGTTCCCGCTCGATGCGCCCCCGTGGCTTGGGGGCCGTCGCGATGGGGCGGCCCTACCTTGGCGAACGCAGCGGCTCCTGGCGCCGGTCCTGCCGCCCAAGATTCTCTGCGTCGGTCGCAACTATGCCGAGCATGCGAAAGAGCTCGGCAACGAGGTGCCCAAGGAGCCGCTCCTCTTCTTGAAGCCGAGCTCTTCGCTGATCGGTCCCGGCGACGCCATCGTCCTGCCAGCGGAAAGCAAGCGCGTGGAACACGAAGCGGAGCTCGGCGTCGTGATCGGCACGCGGGCGAAGGCGGTCCGCGAGCAAGAGGCGCTCGACTTCGTCTACGGCTACACGTGCGTCGGGGACATCACCGCTCGCGACCTCCAAAAAAGCGATGGCCAGTGGTCCCGCGCCAAGGGCTTCGACACGTTCTGTCCCGTCGGTCCCGTCGTCGAAACGCGGCTCGATCCGCGTGATCTCGCCGTGCGCTGCCGCGTCAACGGCGTGACCCGCCAGGATGGTCGGACGAGCCAGATGGTTTTCTCGGTCGCAGCGCTCGTCGCTTACGCGAGCCGCATGATGACGCTCGAGCCGGGCGACTTGCTCGTCACCGGAACGCCGAGCGGCGTGGGGCCGTTGGTCGGTGGCGATCGCCTCGAAATCGACATCGAAGGCATCGGCGTCTTGGCCTGCGACGTCCGCGGATGA
- a CDS encoding GNAT family N-acetyltransferase — MRTRRITKGDFDRIVEVIDHWWGGPISTFAHPIFFYELGARALIAEDPDEGMIGFLLGFVAAEPVSTGYVHLVGINPDYRRRGVGRLLYETFTDECRAAGCERMKAITTRGYEGSIQFHLALGWDSVEVSDYAGPGRARMVFSRTLGSPRG; from the coding sequence ATGCGAACCCGTCGCATCACCAAGGGCGATTTCGATCGCATCGTTGAGGTCATCGATCACTGGTGGGGTGGCCCCATCAGCACCTTCGCCCATCCGATTTTCTTCTACGAGCTCGGAGCCCGCGCGCTCATCGCGGAAGATCCCGACGAGGGCATGATCGGATTTCTGCTGGGCTTCGTAGCCGCTGAGCCCGTCTCGACGGGGTACGTGCACCTCGTCGGCATCAACCCCGACTACCGTCGTCGAGGGGTGGGCCGGCTCCTTTACGAGACGTTTACCGACGAGTGTCGAGCCGCTGGCTGCGAGCGCATGAAGGCCATCACGACGCGCGGGTACGAAGGGTCGATTCAGTTTCACCTGGCGCTCGGTTGGGACTCCGTCGAGGTCTCCGACTACGCGGGGCCGGGCCGCGCGCGGATGGTCTTCAGTCGAACGCTCGGCTCGCCGCGGGGGTGA
- a CDS encoding ribulose-phosphate 3-epimerase encodes MLAAVLIAPSILSADWTRLGEEVARVEAAGADWLHLDVMDGRFVPNITIGPPVVKALRRITKLPLDVHLMIVEPERYVEAFAEAGADTITVHVEASTHLHRTLQSIRALKKRAGVTLNPATSHETLRYALDQADLVLVMSVNPGFGGQSFLELVLPKVRAIREMIDQTGRPIDLEIDGGIDARTAALAAEAGARVFVAGNAVFSRPDTAEAIRGIRDSALRGAANAGPA; translated from the coding sequence ATGCTGGCCGCCGTGCTCATCGCTCCGTCCATCTTGTCTGCCGACTGGACACGCCTCGGCGAGGAGGTGGCCCGCGTCGAGGCCGCCGGCGCCGACTGGCTTCACCTCGACGTGATGGACGGTCGTTTCGTGCCGAACATCACCATCGGACCCCCGGTGGTGAAGGCGCTGCGTCGCATCACGAAGCTCCCGCTCGACGTGCACCTCATGATCGTCGAGCCGGAACGTTACGTGGAGGCCTTCGCCGAGGCGGGCGCGGACACCATCACAGTGCACGTCGAGGCGAGCACGCACCTGCACCGAACGTTGCAGTCGATCCGCGCCCTCAAGAAGCGCGCCGGTGTCACGCTGAACCCGGCCACGAGCCACGAGACGCTCCGTTACGCGCTCGACCAGGCCGATCTGGTCCTCGTCATGAGCGTCAACCCTGGCTTCGGAGGGCAGTCGTTCCTGGAGCTCGTCTTGCCGAAGGTCCGCGCGATTCGCGAGATGATCGACCAAACGGGGCGGCCCATTGACCTCGAGATCGACGGCGGCATCGACGCGCGCACGGCGGCGTTGGCGGCAGAGGCCGGCGCCAGGGTCTTTGTAGCTGGAAACGCGGTCTTCTCGCGGCCCGACACGGCGGAGGCCATTCGCGGCATTCGCGATTCGGCGCTGCGCGGCGCCGCAAATGCGGGCCCCGCGTGA
- a CDS encoding competence/damage-inducible protein A, translating into MTAAVLSIGTELVRGELLNSNAAWLSAALTDLGFEVVENISVADDKPRILGVLDRLARGCRVLVCTGGLGPTTDDLTTDAVATMLGAALVRDEPSLEAIRRRFERLGRTMSDSNMKQADFPAGAEILPNPIGTAPGFSVRIGEALAFFMPGVPAEMRRMFDEQVVPRIRALAPQESYQVRLRTFGLPESVVGERLRGVEELFPGVTIGYRAHFPEIEVKVLARTSPASEARDLAERATQEVRMRIADVIYGEGDDTFAGVLGRELRSRSYKLAIAESCTGGLIGHLLTKEPGASEVLVVDAVTYANTAKTRMLGVGEEVIRGHGAVSSEVAAAMAEGVKHVSGADVALAVTGIAGPSGGSDEKPVGTVFLAVAWPGGLVVKERRFPGDRTQVQKLAAYAGLHLVRELCCAPRPSTLALER; encoded by the coding sequence ATGACAGCCGCCGTCTTGAGCATCGGGACCGAACTCGTCCGTGGCGAGCTCCTCAACAGCAACGCCGCGTGGCTTTCGGCGGCGCTGACGGATCTCGGGTTCGAGGTCGTCGAGAACATCTCCGTGGCCGACGACAAGCCGAGGATCCTCGGCGTGCTCGATCGGCTCGCTCGCGGCTGCCGCGTTCTCGTCTGCACCGGCGGCCTCGGGCCCACGACCGACGACCTGACGACCGACGCTGTGGCGACGATGCTTGGTGCGGCGCTGGTTCGCGACGAACCGTCGCTCGAAGCCATCCGTCGTCGCTTCGAGCGGCTCGGCCGCACCATGTCCGACTCGAACATGAAGCAAGCGGACTTCCCCGCGGGGGCCGAGATCTTGCCGAACCCCATCGGAACGGCGCCGGGCTTTTCGGTGCGCATCGGCGAGGCGCTCGCGTTCTTCATGCCGGGCGTCCCGGCGGAGATGCGCCGCATGTTCGACGAGCAAGTCGTGCCGCGCATCCGCGCGCTGGCGCCGCAGGAGAGCTACCAAGTCCGGCTACGCACGTTCGGCCTGCCGGAGAGCGTCGTGGGCGAGCGTCTCCGCGGCGTCGAAGAGCTCTTCCCCGGCGTCACGATCGGCTATCGAGCTCACTTTCCTGAGATCGAGGTCAAGGTCTTGGCGCGCACCTCGCCGGCGTCCGAAGCGCGAGACCTCGCAGAGCGCGCCACCCAAGAAGTGCGCATGCGCATCGCCGACGTCATTTACGGCGAGGGTGACGACACCTTCGCCGGCGTCCTCGGGCGAGAGCTGCGGAGCCGCAGCTACAAGCTCGCCATCGCCGAGTCGTGCACTGGCGGCCTGATTGGGCACCTGCTCACCAAAGAGCCCGGCGCGAGCGAGGTCTTGGTGGTCGACGCAGTGACCTACGCGAACACCGCGAAGACGCGCATGCTCGGCGTCGGCGAGGAGGTCATCCGTGGCCACGGCGCCGTCAGCAGCGAGGTCGCCGCGGCGATGGCCGAGGGCGTGAAGCACGTGTCTGGCGCCGACGTCGCGTTGGCCGTGACGGGCATCGCCGGCCCCTCCGGTGGCAGCGACGAGAAGCCCGTCGGCACCGTCTTCCTCGCTGTCGCGTGGCCCGGTGGCCTCGTGGTGAAGGAGCGAAGGTTCCCCGGCGACCGCACGCAGGTCCAAAAGCTCGCGGCCTACGCCGGCCTCCATCTCGTTCGCGAACTCTGTTGCGCGCCGCGGCCCTCAACGCTCGCGCTCGAACGCTGA
- a CDS encoding cyclic nucleotide-binding domain-containing protein, translated as MAHTTERSSQRGIPVDPPVAAAQLRDIGLFGALFEDVLEYLARSLKAQRVGAGDAIFREGDAAREMYVVLDGELEVLKSSRRGRATRIAILGPGDCFGEMSLIDVQTRSATVRALGPTRLLRITTEDLDALYRHDLKAYALITLNIARNLSRRLRVTDGILADIAASVMDEYVVSRAAKP; from the coding sequence ATGGCGCACACGACGGAACGCAGTTCGCAGCGAGGCATTCCCGTCGATCCCCCGGTCGCGGCGGCGCAGCTCAGGGACATCGGGCTCTTTGGTGCGCTCTTCGAGGACGTCCTCGAATACCTCGCCCGGTCGCTCAAGGCGCAGCGCGTCGGCGCCGGCGACGCCATCTTCCGCGAGGGCGACGCGGCCCGTGAGATGTATGTCGTGCTCGATGGCGAGCTGGAGGTGCTGAAGAGCAGTCGCCGCGGTCGCGCGACGCGCATCGCGATCCTCGGTCCCGGCGACTGCTTTGGAGAGATGTCGCTCATCGACGTCCAGACGCGCTCCGCCACCGTTCGTGCCCTCGGACCCACGAGGCTCTTGCGCATCACGACGGAAGATCTCGACGCGCTCTACCGACACGATCTCAAGGCCTATGCGCTCATCACGCTGAACATCGCGCGGAACCTCTCGCGCCGATTGCGCGTGACTGACGGCATCCTCGCGGACATCGCGGCGTCGGTGATGGACGAGTACGTCGTCTCACGCGCTGCCAAGCCCTGA
- a CDS encoding ABC transporter substrate-binding protein — MNIRLAFSPDSDDLFMFYALVAGKIDTGGLTFTAERADTESLNARADAGDVDVLAVSIARYATIHERYQLLPHGASVGRGYGPVVVTVPGGATSLDDLREKRVGIPGARTTAALVLRILMGARPYEPVVLPISPYARTFEALRGGEVAAALLIHEGRLTYEREGFARVLDIGEAWASQTGGLPLPLGGNVIRRDLGAPLIAKVSDLCRKSIEWAIAHHDEVAQALLAADERADVGLDAGLLNRYLAMYANEDTRDMREDVVRAMAELFRRGADAGVFLGNVPLDLAP; from the coding sequence ATGAACATCCGCCTCGCCTTTTCACCCGACAGCGATGACCTCTTCATGTTCTACGCGCTCGTCGCGGGAAAGATCGACACCGGGGGCCTGACGTTCACCGCCGAGCGTGCCGACACCGAGAGCCTCAACGCGCGCGCCGATGCCGGCGACGTCGACGTGCTCGCCGTCTCGATCGCGCGCTACGCCACCATTCACGAGCGCTACCAGCTGCTGCCCCACGGCGCGTCCGTTGGTCGAGGCTATGGGCCCGTTGTTGTGACCGTGCCCGGCGGAGCCACGTCGCTCGACGACCTCCGCGAGAAGCGTGTCGGAATCCCGGGCGCACGCACGACGGCGGCGCTGGTGCTCCGCATCTTGATGGGCGCGCGTCCGTATGAGCCGGTGGTGCTCCCCATCTCGCCTTACGCCCGAACCTTTGAGGCGTTGCGCGGCGGCGAGGTCGCGGCGGCGTTGCTCATCCACGAGGGTCGCTTGACCTACGAGCGCGAAGGATTCGCCCGCGTGCTCGACATCGGCGAAGCGTGGGCCTCGCAAACCGGCGGCTTGCCCCTTCCGCTCGGCGGCAACGTCATCCGCCGCGACCTCGGCGCGCCGCTCATCGCCAAGGTTTCAGACCTCTGCCGTAAGTCCATCGAGTGGGCCATCGCGCACCACGACGAGGTGGCCCAGGCGCTGCTCGCGGCCGATGAGCGCGCCGACGTGGGCCTCGACGCGGGCCTCCTCAATCGGTACCTCGCGATGTACGCGAACGAGGACACGCGCGACATGCGCGAAGACGTCGTCCGGGCGATGGCCGAGCTCTTCCGTCGCGGCGCCGACGCAGGGGTCTTTCTGGGGAATGTGCCCCTCGATTTGGCCCCGTGA
- a CDS encoding SUMF1/EgtB/PvdO family nonheme iron enzyme, giving the protein MTVRPSRATLAIVVAAALAVALAIGYARRERDEARCGDGFTSRAGLCRPEGCPAPLVVASGACSAPPSRVVVPDTTLTLGPSDWEAQGQVTPRELRVKTFAIDAFEITRAEWQRAQKAATKTDGEPAEDGLRAMAGVGHEEASAFCVARGGALPTDDQWIAAAAGLRGSRYPWGDTGAVCRRAAWGLATGPCARGAGGADTVGAHASGATASGIYDLAGNVAEWTRGDAASAVAAVRGGSWRTELAAELRTWSRRELAKTERLDDVGLRCVYEP; this is encoded by the coding sequence ATGACGGTCCGGCCTTCGCGCGCGACGCTGGCGATCGTCGTCGCGGCGGCTCTCGCCGTCGCCCTCGCGATTGGCTACGCGCGGCGCGAGCGCGACGAGGCGCGTTGCGGCGATGGCTTCACGTCCCGCGCAGGGCTCTGCCGCCCCGAAGGGTGTCCAGCGCCCCTCGTCGTCGCTTCGGGCGCCTGCTCCGCTCCGCCTTCGCGCGTCGTCGTCCCCGACACGACGCTCACGCTCGGGCCGTCCGACTGGGAGGCGCAAGGGCAGGTGACGCCCCGCGAGCTTCGGGTGAAGACGTTCGCCATCGACGCCTTCGAGATCACGCGCGCCGAGTGGCAGCGCGCTCAAAAGGCCGCGACGAAGACCGACGGCGAGCCCGCCGAGGACGGGCTGCGCGCGATGGCGGGGGTCGGTCACGAAGAGGCGTCAGCCTTTTGCGTCGCGCGCGGCGGCGCGCTCCCGACCGACGACCAATGGATCGCTGCGGCGGCGGGCCTTCGCGGCTCGCGCTATCCGTGGGGCGACACGGGCGCCGTTTGCCGTCGCGCCGCTTGGGGCCTCGCGACGGGCCCCTGCGCTCGCGGGGCAGGGGGCGCCGACACCGTAGGGGCCCACGCTTCGGGGGCCACCGCCTCGGGCATTTACGATCTCGCTGGCAACGTCGCCGAGTGGACCCGTGGTGATGCGGCGAGCGCCGTTGCGGCGGTGCGAGGTGGTTCGTGGCGCACCGAGCTAGCCGCCGAGCTTCGCACCTGGTCGCGACGCGAGCTCGCGAAGACCGAAAGACTCGACGACGTCGGCCTTCGGTGCGTCTACGAACCTTGA